A genomic window from Dechloromonas sp. A34 includes:
- a CDS encoding cytochrome C oxidase subunit IV family protein: protein MNALSNPAHRAWLVLIAATAATWYLGEVGAAGTSAIVAMLVIAFVKGRLVILDFMELRSAPLMWRLLLEGWLILVSGLILLAYWMSLK, encoded by the coding sequence ATGAATGCCCTGAGCAACCCCGCCCACCGCGCCTGGCTGGTGCTGATCGCCGCCACTGCCGCCACCTGGTATCTTGGCGAAGTCGGCGCCGCCGGCACCTCGGCCATCGTCGCCATGCTGGTCATCGCCTTCGTCAAGGGCCGGCTGGTGATTCTCGATTTCATGGAACTGCGCAGCGCGCCGCTGATGTGGCGGCTGCTGCTCGAAGGCTGGCTGATCCTCGTCTCCGGCTTGATTCTGTTGGCTTACTGGATGTCTCTCAAATGA
- a CDS encoding 4Fe-4S binding protein, with translation MTKPALQRYRALTQIGFFALFTLTPIFDLFRYDLVEKHAYFLTLPWHLGIDELIAGTGDPSAAAINILLYLFLPLLGAALLVIGIAWKWGRLYCGWLCPHFSVVETINRLMLRATGKHSVWDRKQTPPWEPDGSPAVRDKRYWLLVVPAAIAFAFAWAVVGLTYLMPPFHVYHGLFTFSLYRGEVIFLSAATTVLSLEFLFARHLFCRYACAVGIFQSFAWIGNKKAMVVGFERERLTDCATCLDGHGSACDAVCPMRLKPRNVKRWMFACTQCGQCISACDTVNKSNPNGQLLRWVANDEARRNEARFSVLSNTDEDAGAKL, from the coding sequence ATGACCAAACCCGCCCTGCAGCGCTACCGGGCGCTGACGCAGATCGGCTTCTTCGCTCTGTTCACGCTGACCCCGATCTTCGACCTCTTCCGCTACGACCTGGTCGAGAAGCACGCCTACTTCCTGACCCTGCCCTGGCATCTCGGCATCGACGAACTGATCGCCGGCACCGGCGATCCATCGGCGGCGGCGATCAATATCCTGCTCTACCTCTTCCTGCCGCTGCTCGGCGCCGCCCTGCTGGTCATCGGCATTGCCTGGAAATGGGGCAGGCTCTACTGCGGCTGGCTGTGCCCGCATTTCTCGGTGGTCGAAACCATCAACCGGCTGATGCTGCGCGCTACCGGCAAGCATTCGGTCTGGGACAGGAAGCAGACGCCACCCTGGGAACCGGACGGTAGCCCGGCCGTGCGCGACAAGCGCTACTGGCTGCTCGTCGTCCCCGCTGCCATCGCCTTTGCCTTCGCCTGGGCGGTGGTCGGCCTGACCTACCTGATGCCGCCGTTCCATGTGTACCACGGGCTATTCACCTTCTCGCTCTACCGCGGCGAAGTGATCTTTCTCAGCGCCGCGACCACGGTGCTCAGCCTGGAATTCCTCTTCGCCCGCCACCTGTTCTGCCGCTACGCCTGCGCCGTCGGCATCTTCCAGAGCTTCGCCTGGATCGGCAACAAGAAAGCGATGGTTGTCGGCTTCGAACGCGAACGCCTTACCGACTGCGCCACCTGCCTCGACGGCCACGGCTCGGCCTGCGACGCAGTCTGCCCGATGCGCCTCAAGCCGCGCAACGTCAAACGCTGGATGTTCGCCTGCACGCAGTGCGGGCAGTGCATTTCCGCCTGCGACACGGTCAACAAGAGCAACCCGAACGGACAACTGCTGCGCTGGGTTGCCAACGACGAAGCGCGGCGCAACGAAGCGCGTTTTTCGGTTCTATCAAATACCGATGAAGACGCGGGAGCCAAACTCTAG
- a CDS encoding beta strand repeat-containing protein — protein MSVAEDAGNPFGAVGSPVSSLIGGISDADGGALQGIAIVGSNLTHGSWYFTTDNGASWHLVAASPSSSLLLANDANTRLYFQPDANFNGTATAALTVRAWDQSSGTPGTWVNTVSNGGNTAFSSATDTIDVQVTAVNDAPIAFGAAALAPIAEDSTNPPGATVAALFGGAGNFHDNTDQVAGGSSANTFAGIAISQYNAIPAIGTWQYSTDGGASWIALGDATLASAVTLQGTDLLRFVPAANYNGDATQLRANLIESGVSITSGDVVNLVGATGGTTHYSQSTVLLSETVTPVDDPSVLVADSRTVAEDHPATGNVLTNDSDVDNALSVVSFSVGGTAYAVGAVATLTGVGTLTMATNGSYTFTPVANWNGTVPTVSYTTNTGGASTLDITVTPVDDAFADANETISVAEDTTLTGSVLTGTTSVDGPVTVSSFTVAGVAGSFTAGQAASIAGVGTLQINADGGYSFTPAANYNGAVPIATYTLSDGSSGDTSTLAVTVTPVNDAFSDADETVNIAEDTMLTGSVLSGTSSVDGLVTVSGFTVAGVAGSFTAGQAASIVGVGTLQINADGGYSFTPAANYNGAVPVVTYTLSDGSSGDTSTLAITVIPVVDAFDDANETVNIAEDTTLTGSVLSGTSSADGPVTVTGFTVAGIAGSFVAGQAASIAGVGTLQINADGSYSFTPAANYAGAVPVATYTLSDGSNGDTSTLSITVTSDNDAPTVGSAAISVSEEGVAGGIADTAGSPGDSTNLAIRSGTIGIADSDSPVTVSLQAPTAALSAGGVAITWSGADSQMLIGSAGGIEVARVTIDNSGNYQVTLSQVLDHGVAGSEDSLSFNVGVTASDGAMSASGAIALTVEDDSPLATSSAVAVGGTATNTNLAIVLDLSGSMDDPSGLTNATRLAVTKEAIKELIDTYDGMGEVMVNVTVFGSSGTSGTWMTAANALQFVTAAQSFSSSGTMYTNYDAALAAAMTAYGGAGKLSGANVQNVLYFLSDGEPNRGDGNNTALTNTNAGSSDNGIQGVEETIWTNFLSSNHVSAYAIGLGTGVTTANMDPVAYDGVNGTGRDSLSVADLNDLSSVLASTIESRVTGAIMIDGGGSGGFGADGGYLAALTYGNNTFSFDGSALTVGGAGTTAYSFDAASHVLAVTAAGGPFVVDMDTGEYTYTRTPSRTVLQESFGYTLTDHDGDTAVGTLTINLPDYDTAPVARDDRVVVASGSVSSNTVTLKDAWLTWNDSDAEAATLTVSAVSNATSHASSQVVDAVSASSGGSGAFSYTVSDGGQTNDAAVSITTVNSSTLSGTGLDNILVGDSTGETIRGYEGNDVLVGNAGNDTLSGGSGIDLLIGGTGNDSLSGGIGSDTFAWSLADQGTAATPARDTISDFSVAAKADGGDMLDLRDLLQGENHASGTGNLTDFLHFTRSGSDTVIDIKPTGTSGSVTQQIVMSGVDLTAGNTLNDQAIIQDLLTKGKLLTD, from the coding sequence ATGAGCGTCGCCGAGGATGCAGGCAACCCGTTCGGGGCCGTTGGCTCTCCCGTCTCCAGCTTAATCGGCGGCATCAGCGATGCCGACGGCGGCGCGCTGCAGGGGATCGCCATCGTCGGTAGCAACCTGACGCATGGTTCGTGGTACTTCACGACCGATAACGGCGCGAGCTGGCACCTCGTGGCGGCCAGCCCGTCGAGCTCGCTGCTGTTGGCCAACGATGCCAATACGCGCCTCTACTTCCAGCCCGACGCCAATTTCAACGGCACGGCGACGGCGGCGTTGACCGTACGGGCTTGGGACCAGAGCAGCGGTACGCCCGGGACCTGGGTCAATACTGTCAGCAACGGCGGCAATACGGCATTTTCCAGCGCCACCGATACCATCGACGTCCAGGTGACGGCGGTTAACGATGCGCCGATCGCCTTTGGCGCGGCGGCGCTGGCGCCGATTGCCGAAGACTCGACGAATCCGCCGGGGGCCACCGTGGCCGCGTTGTTCGGCGGGGCCGGCAATTTCCATGACAATACCGACCAGGTGGCTGGCGGTTCCAGCGCGAATACCTTTGCCGGCATCGCCATCAGTCAATACAACGCCATTCCGGCGATCGGCACGTGGCAATACTCGACCGACGGCGGGGCCTCCTGGATCGCCCTGGGCGATGCGACCCTGGCTTCGGCCGTCACCCTGCAGGGGACGGATCTTCTGCGCTTCGTGCCGGCCGCCAATTACAACGGCGACGCGACCCAGTTGCGGGCCAACCTGATTGAAAGCGGCGTCAGCATCACGAGTGGCGATGTCGTCAATCTGGTCGGCGCGACGGGCGGCACGACCCATTATTCGCAAAGCACGGTACTGCTCAGCGAGACCGTTACGCCGGTCGATGATCCGAGCGTTCTCGTGGCGGACAGCAGGACGGTTGCCGAGGACCATCCGGCGACCGGCAACGTGCTGACCAATGACAGCGACGTCGACAACGCCCTGAGCGTGGTGAGTTTCAGCGTGGGCGGTACGGCCTATGCGGTGGGAGCGGTCGCTACCCTGACCGGCGTCGGCACGCTGACCATGGCTACCAACGGCAGCTACACTTTCACGCCGGTCGCCAACTGGAACGGCACGGTGCCGACGGTGAGTTACACGACCAACACCGGTGGCGCCAGCACGCTCGATATCACCGTCACGCCGGTGGATGATGCCTTTGCCGACGCCAACGAAACCATCAGCGTCGCCGAAGATACGACCCTGACCGGCAGCGTGCTGACCGGCACGACGAGCGTCGATGGTCCGGTCACGGTGAGCAGCTTCACGGTGGCGGGTGTCGCCGGCAGCTTCACGGCCGGCCAGGCGGCGAGCATCGCCGGTGTCGGCACCTTGCAGATCAATGCCGATGGTGGCTACAGCTTCACCCCGGCCGCCAACTACAACGGTGCGGTGCCGATCGCAACCTACACGCTGAGCGATGGGTCGAGCGGCGACACCTCGACGCTGGCGGTTACCGTAACCCCGGTGAACGATGCCTTTAGCGATGCCGACGAAACGGTCAACATCGCCGAAGACACGATGCTGACCGGCTCTGTCTTGAGTGGTACGAGTAGCGTTGATGGCCTGGTGACGGTCAGCGGTTTCACGGTGGCCGGCGTCGCCGGCAGTTTCACGGCTGGCCAGGCGGCGAGCATCGTCGGCGTCGGCACGCTGCAGATCAATGCCGATGGCGGCTACAGCTTCACGCCGGCCGCCAACTACAACGGTGCGGTGCCGGTCGTTACCTACACGCTGAGCGATGGCTCGAGCGGCGATACCTCGACGCTGGCGATTACAGTGATCCCCGTGGTCGACGCCTTTGACGATGCCAACGAAACCGTCAACATCGCCGAAGACACGACGCTGACCGGCAGCGTGCTGAGCGGAACGAGCAGCGCCGACGGCCCGGTGACGGTGACTGGCTTCACGGTGGCCGGCATCGCCGGCAGCTTCGTGGCTGGCCAGGCGGCGAGCATTGCCGGGGTCGGCACACTGCAGATCAACGCCGACGGCAGCTACAGCTTCACCCCGGCCGCCAACTACGCTGGTGCCGTGCCGGTCGCAACCTACACGCTGTCCGATGGCTCGAACGGCGATACCTCGACCTTGAGCATCACGGTGACCTCGGACAATGACGCGCCGACTGTCGGCTCGGCGGCAATCAGCGTTTCGGAAGAGGGCGTGGCCGGTGGTATAGCCGATACGGCGGGCAGTCCGGGCGACAGCACCAATCTGGCGATCCGTTCGGGAACGATCGGCATTGCCGATTCCGACAGCCCGGTGACGGTCAGCCTGCAGGCGCCGACGGCGGCGTTGAGCGCCGGCGGTGTGGCAATCACATGGAGTGGTGCCGATAGCCAGATGCTCATCGGCTCGGCCGGTGGCATCGAAGTCGCCCGCGTGACGATAGATAACAGTGGAAATTACCAGGTCACCTTGTCGCAGGTGCTCGACCATGGCGTCGCCGGTAGCGAGGACAGCCTGAGCTTCAACGTCGGTGTCACTGCTAGCGATGGCGCGATGAGCGCCTCGGGGGCGATCGCGCTCACCGTCGAAGACGATTCGCCGCTCGCCACGTCCTCCGCGGTGGCGGTCGGCGGCACGGCGACCAACACCAATCTGGCGATCGTGCTCGACCTCTCGGGCTCGATGGACGATCCCAGCGGGCTGACCAACGCCACGCGTCTCGCTGTCACCAAGGAAGCGATCAAGGAACTGATCGATACCTACGATGGCATGGGCGAGGTGATGGTCAATGTCACGGTCTTCGGCTCGTCGGGCACCAGCGGGACCTGGATGACGGCGGCCAACGCCCTGCAATTCGTCACTGCCGCCCAGTCGTTCAGTTCCAGCGGCACGATGTACACCAACTATGATGCCGCCCTGGCCGCCGCCATGACGGCTTACGGCGGTGCCGGCAAGCTGAGCGGCGCCAATGTCCAGAATGTCCTGTACTTCCTCTCCGATGGTGAGCCGAATCGCGGCGACGGCAACAACACGGCGCTCACCAACACCAATGCAGGCAGCAGCGACAACGGCATTCAGGGGGTGGAAGAGACGATCTGGACCAACTTCCTGAGCAGCAACCACGTTAGTGCCTACGCCATCGGCCTGGGAACGGGGGTTACCACGGCCAACATGGACCCGGTGGCGTACGACGGGGTCAATGGCACGGGCCGCGATTCCTTGTCGGTGGCGGACCTCAATGACCTGAGTTCGGTGCTGGCGTCCACCATCGAGAGTCGCGTCACCGGGGCGATCATGATCGACGGGGGCGGTTCTGGCGGCTTCGGGGCGGATGGCGGCTATCTGGCAGCACTCACCTACGGCAACAACACCTTCAGCTTCGACGGTAGCGCGCTGACCGTCGGCGGCGCCGGCACGACGGCCTACAGCTTCGATGCGGCAAGCCATGTGCTGGCCGTGACGGCAGCCGGCGGCCCCTTCGTGGTCGACATGGATACCGGGGAGTACACTTACACCCGGACGCCGAGCAGAACGGTCCTCCAGGAGAGCTTCGGCTACACACTGACCGACCACGATGGAGATACTGCCGTGGGCACGCTGACCATCAACCTGCCGGATTACGATACGGCGCCCGTCGCTCGCGACGACCGGGTCGTGGTGGCCAGCGGCAGCGTCAGCTCGAATACAGTTACCCTCAAGGATGCTTGGCTGACCTGGAACGACAGCGATGCCGAGGCTGCGACGCTGACGGTGAGCGCGGTGAGCAACGCCACATCGCATGCGTCGAGCCAGGTTGTCGATGCGGTCAGTGCCAGCAGCGGCGGCAGCGGCGCCTTCTCCTACACGGTTTCCGACGGCGGGCAGACCAACGATGCGGCGGTCTCGATTACGACGGTGAACAGCTCTACCCTCAGCGGGACGGGGCTCGACAACATCCTCGTCGGCGATAGCACGGGAGAAACCATCCGCGGTTACGAAGGCAACGATGTGCTGGTTGGCAATGCCGGGAACGATACCCTCAGCGGCGGCAGCGGCATCGATCTGCTGATCGGTGGTACGGGCAACGACAGCCTGAGCGGCGGCATCGGCTCCGATACCTTCGCCTGGTCGCTGGCCGATCAGGGCACGGCAGCAACGCCAGCGCGCGACACGATCAGCGATTTCTCGGTGGCGGCGAAAGCCGACGGTGGCGACATGCTCGACTTGCGCGATCTGCTGCAGGGCGAGAACCACGCGAGCGGAACCGGCAACCTCACCGATTTCCTGCATTTCACCAGGTCGGGCAGCGATACCGTGATCGACATCAAGCCAACCGGCACCAGTGGCAGCGTGACCCAGCAGATCGTAATGAGCGGTGTCGACCTGACCGCCGGCAACACCCTGAACGATCAGGCGATCATTCAGGACCTGCTGACCAAGGGCAAGCTGCTGACTGACTGA
- a CDS encoding CbbQ/NirQ/NorQ/GpvN family protein has protein sequence MNDLPFYEPSGNEISLFEHAFRERLPLLIKGPTGCGKTRFVSHMAARLKLPLYTVACHDDLTAADLVGRHLISDKGTYWCDGPLTRAVREGGICYLDEVVEARKDTTVVLHPLADDRRILPIDRTGETLEAPANFMLVVSYNPGYQNLMKGLKPSTRQRFVSMRFDFPGAEREISILIGETGCDADLAKRLVGIAKAFRALKDRDLEEVASTRLLVYAATLIKSGFDVSAACRAALVETLTDDEETVEALMEIVNATFGR, from the coding sequence ATGAACGACCTGCCTTTCTACGAACCGTCCGGCAACGAAATATCGCTCTTCGAGCATGCCTTCCGCGAACGCCTGCCGCTGCTCATCAAGGGCCCGACCGGTTGCGGCAAGACGCGCTTTGTCTCGCACATGGCGGCGCGCCTCAAGCTGCCGCTCTATACCGTGGCCTGCCACGACGACCTGACCGCCGCCGACCTCGTCGGCCGCCACCTGATCTCCGACAAGGGCACCTACTGGTGCGACGGCCCGCTGACCCGCGCCGTGCGCGAAGGCGGTATCTGCTACCTCGACGAAGTGGTCGAGGCGCGCAAGGACACTACCGTCGTCCTCCACCCGCTGGCCGACGACCGTCGCATCCTGCCCATCGACCGCACCGGCGAGACCCTGGAAGCGCCGGCCAACTTCATGCTGGTCGTCTCCTACAACCCCGGCTACCAGAACCTGATGAAGGGCCTGAAGCCCTCGACCCGCCAGCGCTTCGTCTCGATGCGCTTCGACTTCCCTGGCGCCGAGCGCGAAATCTCCATCCTGATCGGCGAAACCGGCTGCGACGCCGATCTCGCCAAGCGCCTGGTCGGCATCGCCAAGGCCTTCCGCGCCCTCAAGGACCGCGACCTCGAGGAAGTCGCCAGCACCCGGCTGCTGGTCTATGCCGCAACGCTGATCAAGTCCGGCTTCGATGTCTCCGCCGCCTGCCGCGCCGCCTTGGTCGAAACGTTGACCGACGACGAGGAAACCGTCGAGGCGCTCATGGAAATCGTCAATGCCACTTTCGGCCGCTGA
- a CDS encoding NF038132 family protein — translation MLSLSALAFSGTASALPAGWSCTGTCGELGADGVVTASPDGGNYLYVATTNAPSQAGLGLGSETNGTVLRSVNFAATAGTSLQYHFNFVTTDGAGFADYAWSRLFNAADNSLVALLFTARTTPGGNTVPGFGMPAIAATMDPTTVTVVPGAPTWSPVGTGCWATGCGYTGWVKSTYQILADGNYYLDFGVVNWSDTAFNTGLAIDGILVGGNPIDPNQVPEPASLALLSLGLLGLGALRRRKAS, via the coding sequence TTGCTATCACTGTCCGCGCTGGCCTTTTCCGGCACCGCATCGGCCCTCCCGGCCGGCTGGAGTTGTACCGGCACCTGCGGCGAACTTGGCGCCGATGGCGTGGTAACTGCATCGCCCGACGGTGGCAACTATCTCTATGTTGCAACCACTAATGCCCCCTCGCAGGCTGGCCTCGGCCTTGGCAGCGAAACCAACGGTACGGTGCTGCGCTCCGTCAATTTTGCCGCTACAGCGGGCACCTCCCTTCAGTACCACTTCAATTTCGTGACGACCGATGGCGCCGGTTTTGCCGACTATGCCTGGTCTCGCCTGTTCAATGCCGCTGACAACTCGTTGGTAGCCCTGTTGTTTACTGCCCGCACCACCCCGGGTGGCAACACCGTTCCCGGCTTTGGCATGCCTGCCATTGCCGCCACCATGGATCCCACCACTGTCACCGTGGTTCCCGGCGCCCCCACCTGGTCGCCAGTCGGTACAGGCTGCTGGGCCACCGGCTGTGGCTATACCGGTTGGGTGAAGTCGACCTATCAAATCCTGGCCGACGGCAATTACTATCTCGACTTCGGCGTCGTGAACTGGAGCGACACGGCATTCAATACCGGCCTTGCGATCGACGGCATCCTGGTTGGTGGCAACCCGATCGACCCCAACCAGGTTCCCGAGCCGGCCAGCCTGGCGCTACTGAGCCTTGGTCTGCTTGGCCTGGGCGCCCTGCGCCGCCGCAAGGCATCCTGA
- a CDS encoding Crp/Fnr family transcriptional regulator, whose translation MQANHPINIEALLTHIPLFNGLAPEEINRMARSTREIHASKGDILFHKGDPCNGFHLLVYGQIKLAFTSAQGTEKVVEIIGQGQSFGEALMFMEKPYIVFAQALTDSLLLHVSKAAVFDELERDHKFGRKMLAGMSMRLHQLMSDVESYSLHSGKERIIGYLLRELSEADQDGVKVSITLPTNKGVIASRLNLTQEHFSRILHELIELGLIVVEGRKIHIPSVANLRKHEG comes from the coding sequence ATGCAGGCAAATCACCCCATCAACATCGAGGCACTGCTTACCCACATTCCGCTGTTCAACGGCCTGGCTCCCGAAGAAATCAATCGCATGGCCCGCTCGACCCGCGAAATCCACGCCAGCAAGGGCGACATCCTGTTCCACAAGGGCGACCCCTGCAACGGTTTCCACCTGCTGGTCTACGGCCAGATCAAGCTGGCTTTCACCTCGGCCCAGGGCACGGAAAAGGTCGTCGAGATCATCGGCCAGGGCCAAAGTTTCGGCGAAGCGCTGATGTTCATGGAAAAGCCCTATATCGTCTTCGCCCAGGCGCTGACCGATTCTCTGCTGCTGCATGTCTCGAAGGCCGCCGTCTTCGACGAACTGGAACGCGATCACAAGTTCGGCCGCAAGATGCTGGCCGGCATGTCCATGCGCCTGCACCAGCTGATGAGCGACGTCGAATCCTATTCGCTGCACTCCGGCAAGGAACGCATCATCGGCTACCTGCTGCGCGAACTGTCGGAGGCCGACCAGGACGGCGTCAAAGTCTCGATCACGCTGCCGACCAACAAGGGCGTCATCGCCTCCCGCCTCAACCTGACCCAGGAACATTTCTCGCGCATCCTGCACGAACTGATCGAACTCGGGCTGATCGTCGTCGAAGGCCGCAAGATCCATATTCCGAGCGTCGCCAACCTGCGCAAGCACGAAGGCTGA
- a CDS encoding nitric oxide reductase activation protein NorD, translated as MEEFVGKLWHNWVTKAAAGHYPEAAVKLLEVEKTAGILFRAFGGDPGLKVAAATAATHGARRKWLERLAGSGEKVAQARRDAQTLRLPPEIAAFPEKALNRDLYLWLAALAANDVAPELPWFLRNQRASRAALARYPGLRPRYERLVSAHLAERIEPAKLQPDEAAQEDAIRQALRDPATVASLPPLNTKKSRPPQPVLLWLIAAEESVAGSIADPGDNLPPEGSGSTEAEKEAHKAEQVEAPDNKAPVLAMFRAESLPTWAEYVRVNRAYDDDEDPNAKNAARDLDQLSLTRDAETAVSRVKFDLDLPSAAEDDTPIGPGLALPEWDYRKGLLLPRHCQLRPMIARDAGHAELPAALAATAKKLRGQFAALAPQRHWLKAQPDGSELDVDACVRNHADRASGHTPETGGYLAQARCERDLACLLLADLSMSTDAWISDSHRIVDVIRDSLLLFSEALSATGDRFGIYGFSSLRRQNIRFHLLKDFNGKYDAAARARILAIKPGFYTRMGAAIRQSASILYEQSAGRRLLLIITDGKPNDLDLYDSRYGIEDTRMAVYEARRLGLMPFCVTIDREAGSYLPYLFGPAGFCVIRKPEELPRRLPLLYAQLTRN; from the coding sequence ATGGAAGAATTCGTCGGAAAGCTCTGGCACAACTGGGTCACCAAGGCCGCCGCCGGCCATTACCCGGAGGCCGCCGTCAAGCTGCTCGAGGTCGAGAAGACGGCCGGCATCCTGTTCCGCGCGTTCGGCGGCGACCCCGGCCTGAAGGTCGCGGCCGCCACCGCGGCAACGCACGGCGCCCGGCGCAAATGGCTGGAACGGCTGGCCGGCAGCGGCGAAAAGGTTGCCCAGGCCCGGCGCGATGCCCAGACCCTGCGCCTGCCGCCGGAAATCGCGGCCTTCCCCGAGAAGGCGCTGAACCGCGACCTCTACCTGTGGCTGGCCGCGCTGGCCGCCAACGACGTAGCGCCGGAGTTACCGTGGTTCCTCCGCAACCAGCGCGCCAGCCGCGCCGCCCTCGCCCGCTACCCCGGACTACGGCCGCGCTACGAACGGCTAGTGAGCGCTCACCTGGCCGAGCGCATCGAGCCGGCCAAACTGCAACCGGACGAGGCGGCGCAGGAAGACGCAATCCGTCAGGCCTTGCGCGACCCGGCCACTGTTGCCAGCCTGCCGCCGCTCAACACGAAAAAATCCCGGCCGCCGCAACCCGTGCTGCTCTGGCTGATCGCTGCCGAGGAAAGCGTCGCCGGCTCGATCGCCGACCCCGGTGACAATCTACCGCCCGAAGGCAGCGGCAGCACCGAAGCCGAAAAGGAGGCGCACAAGGCCGAGCAGGTCGAGGCCCCGGACAACAAGGCGCCGGTGCTCGCCATGTTCCGCGCCGAAAGCCTGCCGACCTGGGCCGAGTACGTGCGGGTCAACCGCGCCTATGACGACGACGAAGACCCTAATGCCAAGAATGCGGCGCGTGACCTCGACCAGTTGTCGCTAACCCGCGATGCCGAAACCGCTGTCTCCCGCGTCAAGTTCGACCTCGACCTGCCCTCGGCGGCCGAGGACGACACACCGATCGGCCCCGGCCTAGCGCTACCCGAGTGGGATTACCGCAAGGGCCTGCTGCTGCCCCGGCATTGCCAGTTACGACCGATGATCGCTCGTGATGCTGGCCATGCCGAGCTGCCGGCGGCACTCGCCGCCACCGCCAAGAAGCTGCGCGGCCAGTTCGCCGCCCTCGCGCCGCAGCGCCACTGGCTGAAGGCCCAGCCCGACGGTTCGGAGCTCGATGTCGATGCCTGCGTCCGCAACCATGCCGACCGCGCCTCCGGGCACACCCCGGAAACCGGCGGCTACCTCGCCCAGGCCCGCTGCGAACGCGACCTGGCCTGCCTGCTGTTGGCCGACCTCTCGATGTCCACCGACGCCTGGATTTCCGACAGCCACCGCATCGTCGACGTGATCCGCGATTCCCTGCTGCTATTCTCCGAAGCCCTGAGCGCCACCGGCGACCGCTTCGGGATCTACGGCTTTTCCTCGCTGCGCCGCCAGAACATCCGCTTCCATCTGCTCAAGGACTTCAACGGCAAGTACGACGCCGCTGCCCGCGCCCGCATCCTGGCCATCAAGCCCGGCTTCTATACCCGGATGGGGGCGGCGATTCGCCAGTCGGCAAGCATTTTGTACGAGCAGTCGGCCGGGCGCCGCCTGTTGCTGATCATCACCGACGGCAAACCGAACGACCTCGACCTCTACGACTCGCGCTACGGCATCGAGGACACCCGAATGGCGGTTTACGAAGCCCGCCGCCTCGGCCTGATGCCCTTCTGCGTCACCATCGACCGCGAGGCCGGCAGCTACCTGCCCTACCTGTTCGGCCCGGCCGGCTTCTGCGTCATCCGCAAACCCGAGGAACTGCCACGCCGCCTGCCGCTGCTCTACGCCCAATTGACTAGGAATTAA
- a CDS encoding cytochrome c oxidase subunit 3 family protein: MTTLAAPLVAPPIDKRLPGDLAIWFFILAEMLAFAVFFASYAFARAHDVELFNTYQQTLDRNAGALNTLLLITGSWFVVLAVQAAHRDDQKAISRNIALGFLCGGGFLAVKIFEYAEKFGAGISLSTNTFYMFYISLTFFHFMHVILGMVILAVLWVQSRNGAYGSHNAHGLESGAAYWHMVDLLWIILFPLVYVMR; encoded by the coding sequence ATGACTACGCTTGCCGCCCCACTCGTTGCACCACCCATCGACAAACGCCTGCCCGGCGATCTCGCGATCTGGTTTTTCATCCTGGCCGAGATGCTGGCCTTTGCCGTGTTCTTCGCCTCCTACGCCTTCGCCCGCGCCCACGATGTCGAGCTGTTCAATACCTATCAGCAGACGCTGGACCGCAATGCCGGGGCGCTCAATACCCTGCTCCTGATCACCGGTTCGTGGTTCGTCGTGCTCGCCGTGCAGGCGGCGCATCGCGATGACCAGAAGGCCATCTCGCGCAACATTGCCCTCGGCTTTCTCTGTGGCGGCGGCTTCCTGGCCGTCAAGATCTTCGAATACGCGGAAAAGTTCGGGGCCGGCATTTCGTTGTCGACCAACACCTTCTACATGTTCTACATCTCGCTGACCTTCTTCCATTTCATGCACGTCATCCTCGGCATGGTGATCCTCGCTGTGCTCTGGGTGCAGTCGCGCAACGGCGCCTACGGCAGCCACAATGCGCACGGCCTGGAGAGCGGCGCGGCCTACTGGCACATGGTCGATCTGCTGTGGATCATCCTTTTCCCCCTCGTTTATGTGATGCGCTGA